GCAAGCCAAAGCCCCACCACCCAGGACACCATCATTGCCGGGTTCATGATCACCTTGATCAAACGGCGTTCCATGACCACAAATGTCTCGGACGGTTCAGAGCCGGTTTCAGCATCGGCGTGATAGACAAACAGCCGCGGCAGGTAGAACAGCCCGACCATCCAGGAAATCACCGCAACGATGTGCAACACCTTCAACCAGTCATAGAGCCAGGGCGGGTCATACCAAAGCCCCAAGGCGGCAAGGCCAACCACCCCCGCAATGGAGAGATAGGCTTTTCCGCGCGCCCTTTTGCCTTCGCCAGCGCTGGTTGCCACATCAGTGCTCAAGACTTTGCCGCACCCCGAATTCGGTTCATCAACCGTGTCACATTTTCCGGATCAGCCTGCGGCGTAATACCATGGCCAAGATTAAAAATCAGCGGGCCTTCGCCGAGCGTTTCAAGCACCAGGTCGACGCCTTCATCCAGCGCACTGCCACCGGCAATCACCCTCAGCGGATCGAGATTGCCCTGTACCGCGCCACCTTTCTGGATCCTGCGCGCCAGACTTGCCGGCACCGTCCAATCCAGGCCAACACAATTGACACCCGTTTCCTCCCGGTAGTTCTCAAGCAATGCGCCGGCACCCTTGGCAAATCCGATCACCGGCACACCGGGGCGTTCCCTGTTGATCCGTTCAACCATCCGTTTCACCGGTTGCACAGAGTAACTCTGAAAATCCACTTCGCTAAGCACACCGGCCCAGGAATCAAAAATCTGGACAGCATCCGCTCCCGCATCAATTTGCGCGAT
The DNA window shown above is from Hoeflea phototrophica DFL-43 and carries:
- the hemJ gene encoding protoporphyrinogen oxidase HemJ encodes the protein MSTDVATSAGEGKRARGKAYLSIAGVVGLAALGLWYDPPWLYDWLKVLHIVAVISWMVGLFYLPRLFVYHADAETGSEPSETFVVMERRLIKVIMNPAMMVSWVVGLWLAWSGFAFLGVWLWVKIAAVIGLTVFHVFLSRAARRFASGSNHMSARQWRMANEIPTVLMILVIIMVIIKPFS